A region of Granulicella aggregans DNA encodes the following proteins:
- a CDS encoding protease pro-enzyme activation domain-containing protein has protein sequence MKLKRTRKMFRPALGVVATVLLSAAAMAQSAVSGVSPRRVLQAVDASDRVSLNAPVRPWVAHAKDLGAAPASTAAPKMLLLLSRSSAQQQALSEMLSDLQNPASPRYHHWLTPAQFGEAFGVNADDVQSVTSWLQSQGFTVTKVAKARNVIEFSGNLGQVQQAFNTQIHRLSADGTSTMTSVTPVQVPRALAPVIKGLVNLDSAKPHASVTQAARATYDSTTHRIKPDLTLFNSSGTDPILYMDPADAATVYDTPNALLNANFSGTTYDGTGVNVGIVGDSNVDLTSVSNYRQAFLNETANNVNLPTIVIDGSDPGINGDEVESFLDLEVLGGIAPKAKLYYYTSDSSDLSSGLVNAIGRAIEDNVVSILSISYSSCEANQGAAGNAFFAELYQQADAQGITITVSSGDSGPANCDSPNAEHVAANGLVVNALGSTPYNISVGGTDFDVLASDFSTYVDTTTSGVSPYFRTALQYIPERPWNDSTRVNTSTAANVPLLINGSTNIIAAGSGVSSVYAKPDFQTALTPPDGARDMPDVSFLAANGLYGATWVLCEGGILGYDCLQTNGQFTDASTFSGAGGTSASTPAFAGMLALVEQSTGSRLGQANDVLYRLAANKYSTVFHDVVTGDNAVVCQAGSSGCGSNGFTTGYDAVPGYDLASGLGSVDVAALVSNWGSAPGNSTGTTLTINGATTPVSVAHGTSLDISVAVSPTTASGSAGLVANTSLIGGQLAIPLTNGAGETHYNGLPGGTYTLYARYTGDATDAASSSTPISLNIASEPSTTNLTVNAYTALTASTITTNNAIPYGSYIFSDAIIFGTAEGQTATQGQATGTVTFLDNGSAIGTSDITSLDNASFPGLSKGVYPFTAGTHVLTASYAGDASYQANVSAPVSFTVLKGVTQMSVVPASLATNTVTNDIITVNLATTGLGALPTGTVTLQANGVTLGSTSTIVQGSQSNGLVLGFATITIAGSQLQQGANTLTATYTGDGNYVSGTASVVLTNSKATFSLSASPISLTAGSTTGDTTTVRVTPLNDFTGVINLTCAVTSAPAGATSPVTCAVPATVDVSGLGAVAGTLTVNTTSETTGGSYVVTITGVDALTGKLSATATSSVTVTGATLTPAFTLSSAGGITIAPGASTGNTSVISISPAGGFTGAVALSCAVTSSPAGAVEPLTCSLSNPTVTITGTAAATATVTIGSTAATTASLEKRFGGGGIALGLMLIILPLRRRGFAPLFCMALLAGLGMMTGCSASSSGTTTTANPGTTAGAYVVTIFGTASSVPPATTTVSVTVN, from the coding sequence ATGAAGTTGAAAAGAACTCGAAAGATGTTTCGTCCGGCTCTTGGCGTGGTTGCAACAGTGCTGTTATCGGCAGCGGCGATGGCCCAGAGCGCTGTCTCCGGGGTATCCCCACGGCGTGTGCTCCAGGCGGTCGATGCCAGTGACCGTGTGTCGCTGAACGCACCGGTGAGACCGTGGGTCGCCCATGCCAAGGACCTCGGTGCGGCGCCGGCATCGACGGCTGCGCCGAAGATGCTGTTGCTCTTGAGTCGCAGCTCCGCACAGCAGCAGGCTCTCTCGGAGATGTTGAGCGATCTGCAAAACCCGGCATCGCCCCGGTATCACCACTGGCTTACGCCCGCGCAGTTTGGCGAGGCCTTTGGTGTAAATGCCGACGATGTGCAGAGCGTGACGAGCTGGCTGCAGTCGCAGGGCTTCACGGTGACCAAGGTCGCGAAGGCCCGGAACGTGATCGAGTTCTCAGGCAACCTGGGGCAGGTGCAGCAGGCCTTCAACACGCAGATCCATCGTCTGTCCGCAGATGGCACATCGACGATGACGAGTGTGACGCCAGTGCAGGTGCCGCGCGCTCTTGCTCCGGTCATCAAAGGGTTGGTGAATCTCGATAGCGCCAAGCCTCACGCTTCGGTGACACAGGCGGCGCGCGCTACTTACGACTCGACGACCCACAGGATCAAGCCGGACCTTACGCTATTCAACAGTAGTGGGACAGATCCGATTCTGTATATGGATCCGGCCGATGCTGCGACCGTTTACGACACCCCGAACGCCTTATTGAACGCGAACTTCTCTGGCACTACCTACGATGGCACCGGCGTGAATGTGGGCATCGTGGGGGATTCGAACGTCGATCTCACCTCGGTCAGCAACTATCGCCAGGCCTTCCTGAACGAGACTGCGAACAACGTCAATCTTCCGACGATCGTCATCGACGGCAGCGATCCTGGCATCAACGGCGATGAGGTCGAGAGCTTTCTCGACCTTGAGGTGCTGGGTGGGATCGCGCCGAAGGCGAAGCTGTACTACTACACATCCGACAGCAGCGATCTGAGCTCCGGACTGGTGAATGCGATTGGGCGCGCGATTGAAGACAATGTCGTCAGCATCCTGAGCATCAGCTACAGCAGTTGCGAGGCGAACCAGGGAGCAGCGGGCAATGCTTTCTTCGCAGAGCTCTATCAACAGGCGGACGCGCAGGGAATTACGATCACGGTCTCGAGTGGAGACAGCGGTCCGGCGAACTGCGACTCTCCGAATGCCGAACATGTGGCTGCGAACGGCCTGGTGGTCAATGCGCTGGGCTCGACTCCTTACAACATCTCGGTGGGAGGCACGGACTTCGATGTGCTCGCTTCGGACTTCAGCACTTACGTCGACACGACCACAAGCGGGGTTTCTCCTTACTTCCGTACAGCGCTTCAGTACATTCCGGAGCGGCCATGGAATGACTCGACTCGTGTGAACACATCCACTGCCGCGAATGTGCCGCTTCTCATCAATGGCTCGACAAATATCATCGCAGCGGGAAGCGGTGTGAGTTCGGTCTACGCCAAGCCCGACTTTCAGACTGCGTTGACCCCGCCCGATGGCGCGCGCGATATGCCCGATGTCTCGTTTCTCGCGGCCAACGGTCTTTATGGAGCGACCTGGGTGCTCTGCGAGGGCGGCATCCTCGGGTATGACTGCCTGCAGACGAATGGGCAGTTCACGGACGCATCGACTTTCAGTGGTGCGGGTGGGACATCGGCTTCGACCCCGGCGTTTGCGGGAATGCTGGCGCTGGTGGAGCAGTCGACGGGATCGCGGTTGGGGCAGGCGAATGACGTGCTGTATCGGCTTGCCGCTAACAAGTACTCGACTGTATTTCACGATGTTGTGACCGGCGACAATGCGGTTGTCTGCCAGGCTGGGAGTTCGGGTTGCGGCAGCAACGGCTTCACGACCGGCTATGACGCGGTGCCCGGCTATGACCTGGCAAGCGGCCTTGGCAGCGTGGATGTTGCGGCGCTGGTGTCGAACTGGGGCTCGGCACCCGGCAATTCTACCGGGACCACGCTGACAATCAACGGAGCAACCACTCCTGTGAGCGTGGCGCATGGCACGTCTCTCGATATCAGCGTGGCGGTGTCGCCTACGACGGCAAGCGGCAGCGCGGGGCTGGTAGCCAACACGAGTCTTATCGGGGGGCAGCTTGCAATCCCCTTGACGAACGGCGCTGGCGAAACCCACTACAACGGCCTGCCGGGCGGAACTTATACGTTGTATGCGCGATACACCGGGGATGCCACCGATGCGGCGAGCTCTTCCACGCCGATCAGCCTCAACATCGCGTCCGAGCCAAGCACCACAAACCTCACGGTGAACGCCTACACCGCGCTTACCGCATCCACAATCACGACGAACAACGCCATCCCGTATGGGTCGTACATCTTCTCAGATGCCATTATCTTCGGCACTGCGGAAGGGCAGACGGCCACCCAGGGGCAGGCAACCGGCACGGTGACCTTCCTCGACAATGGGAGCGCAATCGGAACGTCGGACATCACGAGCCTGGACAATGCGTCCTTTCCCGGACTTTCGAAGGGAGTCTATCCGTTTACCGCTGGCACACATGTCTTGACCGCGAGTTACGCGGGTGACGCGAGTTACCAGGCGAACGTGAGTGCCCCGGTCAGCTTTACCGTACTGAAGGGAGTTACACAGATGTCGGTGGTACCGGCGTCGCTTGCCACCAACACCGTGACGAACGACATCATCACGGTGAACCTCGCCACGACGGGCCTGGGAGCTCTCCCAACCGGAACGGTGACGCTGCAGGCGAATGGTGTGACGCTGGGATCGACGAGCACGATTGTGCAAGGGTCACAGAGCAATGGACTGGTTCTTGGATTCGCCACCATCACCATCGCGGGTAGTCAGCTGCAGCAGGGCGCAAACACACTGACGGCGACGTACACGGGCGACGGCAACTACGTCAGCGGCACGGCGAGCGTAGTGCTCACAAACAGCAAGGCCACCTTCTCACTCTCGGCGAGCCCCATCAGCCTGACGGCTGGAAGCACGACCGGCGACACCACAACCGTGCGGGTGACGCCGCTCAATGACTTTACCGGCGTCATCAATCTGACGTGCGCCGTAACCAGCGCTCCAGCGGGAGCAACCAGCCCTGTGACCTGTGCCGTCCCCGCCACGGTGGATGTTTCGGGTCTGGGTGCGGTGGCAGGAACACTTACGGTCAATACGACCTCCGAGACAACCGGCGGCAGCTACGTGGTGACGATCACCGGGGTGGATGCGCTGACGGGCAAGCTCTCGGCTACGGCTACATCCAGCGTGACGGTGACGGGTGCGACCCTGACACCGGCCTTCACCTTGAGCAGCGCTGGAGGCATCACGATCGCACCCGGGGCTTCGACAGGCAACACGTCGGTGATCTCGATAAGCCCTGCTGGCGGATTTACCGGAGCGGTGGCGCTCTCTTGCGCGGTGACCTCGTCTCCCGCTGGAGCAGTCGAGCCATTGACCTGCTCACTCTCGAATCCGACGGTGACGATCACGGGAACCGCGGCTGCAACCGCTACGGTAACGATCGGTTCTACCGCGGCAACCACGGCCTCGTTGGAGAAGCGATTTGGCGGAGGTGGTATCGCGCTGGGTTTGATGCTTATTATTCTGCCGCTGCGGCGACGCGGGTTCGCCCCGCTGTTCTGCATGGCCCTACTCGCGGGGCTGGGCATGATGACGGGCTGCAGCGCTTCCTCCAGCGGAACGACTACAACGGCCAACCCGGGCACCACTGCGGGAGCGTACGTGGTGACGATCTTCGGCACGGCGTCGAGCGTACCTCCTGCGACAACGACAGTGAGCGTCACCGTGAACTGA